A genomic segment from Roseibium algicola encodes:
- a CDS encoding ABC transporter substrate-binding protein: MKFLNSVRAGLFLTVALIAGPLAALELKETPGLDPSLPPVAERVPSDPLIVDLEAKGRTVGKPGGKIDTLIGRAKDVRLINVWGYARLVGYNEQLELVPDILANVDVEDGRIFTLHTRAGHKWSDGHPFGAEDFRYFFEDIVSNESLTPSGLPPYLLANGKGPKFEVLDETTVRFTWDSPNPLFLPELAKSRPPFIYRPAHYLKQFHEKYGDPDVIAKEAAKVKARDWAPLHNKKDDMYNAQNVDMPSLQPWVRNRDDSDLRFVLERNPYYHRVDSTGQQLPYVDEIIMTVADGKLIPAKAQAGESNLQARNLNFADITVLKKGEKDNDYVTALWSNTKGAEISILPNLTVKDPVWRELMRNTKFRHALSLGIDRNLLNRVLFFGLGTPGNDTVLASSPLYKAEFTTKWAEYDPEQANALLDEIGLTKRNGNGIRLMSDGRPLEIIVETAGEEQVQDDALELVKEMWKEIGVALFAKPSQRDNMRERAITGDLLMSVWSGFENGIPTSEMPPEDFAPVRGDALSWHKWGDYFETQGEGGEKPDWAPAERLMELYTAWLSSRTPEERTEIWEEMLQIHADETIHIGLVSGVRQPVVIKNVENVPLEGIYGWDPGAHFGIHRMDEFYMAK; the protein is encoded by the coding sequence ATGAAGTTTTTGAATTCCGTAAGGGCCGGTCTTTTCCTGACCGTAGCTCTGATAGCGGGGCCACTGGCCGCGCTGGAGTTGAAGGAAACACCGGGCCTTGATCCGTCTCTGCCACCCGTGGCGGAACGGGTTCCTTCCGACCCTCTGATCGTTGATCTTGAAGCCAAGGGTCGAACCGTCGGCAAGCCGGGAGGCAAGATCGACACCCTGATCGGCCGGGCAAAGGATGTCCGACTGATCAACGTTTGGGGCTATGCCCGCCTCGTTGGCTACAACGAGCAACTGGAACTGGTTCCCGATATCCTGGCGAACGTCGATGTTGAAGATGGCCGCATTTTCACGCTTCACACGCGTGCCGGCCACAAGTGGTCTGATGGCCATCCCTTCGGTGCCGAGGATTTCCGCTACTTTTTCGAGGACATTGTCAGCAACGAAAGCCTGACCCCGTCAGGTCTGCCGCCGTACCTGCTGGCCAACGGCAAAGGCCCCAAGTTCGAGGTCCTGGACGAAACCACCGTCCGCTTTACCTGGGATTCGCCGAACCCGCTGTTCCTGCCGGAACTGGCAAAGTCCCGTCCGCCGTTCATCTATCGCCCAGCCCACTATCTGAAGCAGTTCCACGAGAAATACGGCGATCCTGATGTGATCGCCAAGGAAGCTGCAAAGGTGAAGGCGCGGGACTGGGCACCGCTCCATAACAAAAAAGACGACATGTACAACGCGCAGAACGTCGACATGCCGTCGTTGCAGCCTTGGGTGCGCAACCGCGATGACAGCGACCTGCGCTTCGTTCTGGAACGCAATCCATACTATCACCGGGTCGACAGCACCGGTCAGCAGCTTCCATATGTCGACGAAATCATCATGACGGTTGCCGACGGCAAGCTGATCCCGGCCAAGGCACAGGCTGGTGAAAGCAACCTGCAGGCACGTAACCTCAACTTCGCCGACATTACCGTCCTGAAGAAGGGCGAAAAGGACAATGACTATGTCACCGCGCTCTGGTCCAACACCAAGGGTGCGGAGATCTCGATCCTGCCGAACCTGACGGTCAAGGATCCGGTTTGGCGTGAACTGATGCGCAACACGAAGTTCCGTCATGCCCTGTCGCTCGGGATCGACCGCAACCTGCTCAACCGGGTCCTGTTCTTCGGACTGGGAACACCGGGCAACGACACGGTGCTGGCGTCCAGCCCGCTTTACAAAGCCGAGTTCACCACCAAGTGGGCGGAATACGATCCGGAACAGGCGAACGCGCTTCTGGACGAAATCGGCCTCACCAAGCGCAACGGAAACGGCATTCGTCTGATGTCCGATGGCCGTCCGCTGGAAATCATCGTGGAGACAGCTGGCGAGGAACAGGTCCAGGATGATGCCCTGGAGCTGGTCAAGGAAATGTGGAAAGAGATCGGCGTCGCTCTGTTTGCCAAGCCGAGCCAGCGTGACAACATGCGCGAGCGCGCCATCACCGGTGACCTGCTGATGTCTGTATGGTCCGGCTTCGAGAACGGCATTCCGACGTCCGAAATGCCGCCGGAAGACTTTGCCCCTGTGCGTGGCGACGCGCTTTCGTGGCACAAGTGGGGTGACTATTTCGAAACCCAGGGTGAGGGCGGTGAAAAACCCGACTGGGCCCCGGCCGAGCGTCTGATGGAACTCTATACCGCATGGTTGAGCTCCAGAACGCCGGAAGAGCGCACCGAGATCTGGGAAGAAATGCTCCAGATCCATGCTGACGAAACCATTCATATCGGTCTGGTTTCCGGCGTTCGTCAGCCGGTTGTGATCAAGAACGTTGAAAACGTACCGCTTGAAGGTATCTACGGCTGGGATCCTGGCGCCCATTTCGGAATTCACCGCATGGATGAATTCTACATGGCCAAGTAA
- a CDS encoding ABC transporter permease, with amino-acid sequence MLYYIVRRILMMGPTLLVISLLTFFIIELPSGDYISNQIAALKSSGESSSVAKLEFLRKEFSLDRPFMERYLIWVGLWPGPHGFDGLIQGNWGWSFEFDKPVEQVIGPTLPLTVVLNFATILFVYVVSFPIGIFSATRQYSWGDYGFTFLGYIGLATPNFLLALILLYFFNRWFGLSVGGLMDPQYIDQPWSFDKAMSVLAHLIVPTIVIGTSGTAAMIRRLRANLLDELHKQYVTTGRAKGLKENHLLVKYPLRMAINPFIADIGNLIPSLVSGSVIVSVVMSLPTVGPVLVSALQSQDQFLSGFILLFVAMLTLIGMLISDLLLAVLDPRIRLGGRASS; translated from the coding sequence GTGCTCTATTACATTGTCCGACGTATTTTGATGATGGGTCCCACCTTGCTGGTGATCAGTCTGCTGACTTTCTTCATCATCGAGTTGCCGTCCGGTGATTACATTTCCAACCAGATTGCTGCCCTGAAGTCCTCCGGTGAAAGTTCCTCGGTTGCCAAGCTCGAGTTCCTGAGAAAGGAATTCTCTCTCGATCGTCCCTTCATGGAGCGCTACCTCATCTGGGTTGGCCTCTGGCCGGGACCTCACGGTTTCGACGGGTTGATCCAGGGCAACTGGGGCTGGTCGTTCGAATTCGACAAGCCGGTGGAGCAGGTCATAGGACCGACACTTCCCTTGACCGTGGTCCTGAACTTCGCGACGATCCTGTTCGTCTACGTGGTGTCGTTCCCCATCGGTATTTTCTCTGCAACGCGCCAGTATTCCTGGGGGGATTACGGGTTCACTTTCCTGGGCTATATCGGTCTTGCCACCCCCAACTTTCTGCTTGCGCTCATTCTCCTCTATTTCTTCAATCGCTGGTTCGGCCTGTCCGTCGGTGGCCTGATGGATCCTCAGTACATCGATCAGCCCTGGAGCTTCGACAAGGCAATGTCGGTGCTGGCGCATCTGATCGTGCCCACCATCGTGATCGGGACCTCCGGCACGGCGGCCATGATCCGGCGCCTGCGCGCCAACCTGCTTGACGAGCTTCACAAGCAATATGTCACCACGGGCCGGGCGAAGGGGCTGAAGGAAAACCACCTGCTGGTCAAATATCCCCTGCGCATGGCCATCAACCCGTTCATCGCCGACATTGGCAACCTGATCCCGTCGCTTGTTTCTGGCTCGGTGATCGTTTCGGTGGTGATGAGCCTTCCGACAGTCGGTCCGGTTCTTGTGTCCGCGTTACAATCGCAGGATCAGTTCCTGTCAGGGTTCATTCTGCTGTTCGTTGCCATGTTGACGCTGATCGGCATGCTGATCTCCGATCTGCTGCTGGCAGTTCTCGATCCGCGCATTCGTCTTGGCGGGAGGGCCTCGTCATGA